In Microcella indica, the genomic window CCTGGCCTGGTGCATGCCGTTCGCAGCTGGGGTGACGGCTAGAGCCCGCCGCCTCCGCCCGGGGCGTCGACGAGAATGCCGTCGTTGATCGCCTGCTTGCGCAAGCCCACCTTGGTGCCGACGTCGATGCCCGCGATGCGGTACTTCTCGCGGATGCGCTTGAGGTAGCTCTTCGCCGTCTCTTCCGAGATGCCGAGCTGGTACGCGACCGACTTGACCGGTTCCCCGGCGCCGTACAGGGCCATCACACGGCGTTCCTGCGCGCTCAGGCGCGGAGACCCGCCGACGTCGGCGGCGTTGAGCGCGAGGTCGAGCTCGGCGGAGATGAACGACTCGCCCGCATGCGCGGCGCGGATCGCCTCGACGATCATGCCCGCGTCCTCGCTCTTGACGAGGTAGCCGAGCGCACCGGCATTGAGGGCCTCGCGCACGACGTTGGGCTCGCTGTAGGTGCTCATGAGCACGACGCGCACGCCCGTCGACTTGAGGGTCTGAATCTTCAGCGAGACGGGGATATTGTCTTTGAGGTCGAGGTCGAGCAGCACGACGTCGACGGGGAAGGCCGGGTGCGAGAGCAGGTCAGGCCATGTGGCGACCGCGGCGACCATGTCGATGTCGTCGGCTGCCTGGCGAATCCACTCGGTGAGTGCCCCGAGCAGCATGCGGTGGTCGTCGACCAGAGCCAGTCGAATGGGGGTGTCCGTCGCTGCCATCGGTTCCTCCTGCATAGCTCAGCTGGGTCGCGCTGCGTCGACCGGGTTCTCGACCGAGCAGTCCAGCTCGATGCGAAACCTGCCGTTCGCTGTGCTGTCACTGTATCGCCCGACCCGGTCGAGGGCCTCCCACACACCGGGGTCGACACGATTTCGCTTCACGCCCGCCACCGACAGCACGAGCGGGATGATCGTCTCCTGCTGCTCGGAGGCGCTATCCGGGTCGGGAGAGGAGAGCGGGCCGAGGGCCACATCGATGAGTCTCGGAGGCGCACCTGAGGCGGGGTCGGAGGCGAGCAGCCAGATCGCGGCGAGCAGGGCATCCCGCTGGGTGCTGTCGAGCAGTCCGGCGAGCGCGGCGGGGTCGCTCACGGTGACGCGGGGGCCGAGGTGCTCAGACTCGGTGACAGCGTGGAAGAGCCACGTCTCGCGTCGCCCTTCGATGAGGTGCAGCCGCAGCTCGGTGGCGAGCCCGGAGGCGCGTGCGGCGAGAGCCGGCGGCAGCGGCAGGGGGGCGGTGCCCGTCGCGACCGACTCGAGCAGCTCCTCGGCATCCTGGTCGAGTCGGGCGAGCTCTTCGGAGGCGAGCATGCCCACGGCGAGGCGCGGTGCGGTGACCGTCGACTGGACGAGCACGCGGTCGAGCTCGCGCTTGAGCATCCTCTCGAATCCGCTCACGAGCAGGACGCCCGTGAGGCCGGGGCCGACCGCGAGCGCGACGACGACCATCTGGGCGGGGAGCGTCGTGGGGGTGAGGGGCGTCGTGGTGAGGATCGCGACGATGAAGGCGACCGCGAGTGCGCCGGTGGCGAGCAGCACCTCCCACTGGGCGCGC contains:
- a CDS encoding response regulator; this translates as MAATDTPIRLALVDDHRMLLGALTEWIRQAADDIDMVAAVATWPDLLSHPAFPVDVVLLDLDLKDNIPVSLKIQTLKSTGVRVVLMSTYSEPNVVREALNAGALGYLVKSEDAGMIVEAIRAAHAGESFISAELDLALNAADVGGSPRLSAQERRVMALYGAGEPVKSVAYQLGISEETAKSYLKRIREKYRIAGIDVGTKVGLRKQAINDGILVDAPGGGGGL